One Paraburkholderia kururiensis DNA window includes the following coding sequences:
- a CDS encoding LysR family transcriptional regulator has protein sequence MFDRIQAMRTFIRIVDTNSFTKAAESLEIPRASATTIVQNLEALLGTQLLVRTTRRLSLTAEGAAYYERCAQILADIDEMEASLRNSTDALSGRLRVEMPGVVANAIVLPALADFHARYPNLDVAVGVTLRNVDLVGEAVDCSIQFGELPDSGLAARRLGALEHVTCASPTYLERYGMPASLDDLAQHVAVNCLAPVASRPDALDFEVDGAAATVKMNGFVRVGDEQAYLTCGLQGYGLIQPARLTAQPYLDTGQLVEVLPQWKPLPMPVSAVFVKSRRVSPRVRAFVDWLADLFEGHSLMHSPMDSDLSHVHQLLRGLQPA, from the coding sequence GTGTTCGACCGAATTCAGGCGATGCGCACCTTCATTCGCATCGTCGATACCAACAGCTTCACCAAGGCCGCCGAATCGCTCGAGATTCCCCGCGCGAGCGCGACCACGATCGTGCAGAACCTCGAAGCGCTGCTCGGCACGCAACTGCTCGTGCGCACCACGCGGCGCCTGAGCCTCACCGCCGAAGGCGCGGCCTACTACGAGCGCTGCGCGCAGATTCTCGCCGACATCGACGAAATGGAGGCGAGCCTGCGCAACAGTACCGACGCGCTGAGCGGCCGCCTGCGCGTCGAGATGCCGGGCGTGGTGGCCAATGCGATCGTGCTGCCCGCGCTCGCGGACTTCCACGCGCGGTATCCGAATCTCGACGTGGCCGTGGGCGTGACGTTGCGCAACGTGGATCTCGTGGGCGAGGCCGTGGACTGCAGCATCCAGTTCGGCGAGTTGCCGGACTCGGGGCTCGCCGCGCGCCGCCTCGGCGCGCTGGAACACGTGACGTGCGCGAGTCCGACCTACCTCGAGCGGTACGGCATGCCGGCAAGCCTCGACGACCTCGCGCAGCACGTGGCCGTGAACTGCCTCGCACCTGTTGCCTCGCGCCCGGATGCGCTCGACTTCGAAGTGGACGGCGCCGCCGCCACCGTGAAGATGAACGGCTTCGTGCGCGTGGGCGACGAGCAGGCGTACCTCACGTGCGGGCTGCAAGGCTACGGGCTGATCCAGCCCGCGCGGCTCACGGCGCAGCCTTATCTCGATACGGGACAGCTAGTGGAAGTGCTGCCGCAATGGAAGCCGCTGCCCATGCCGGTTTCAGCGGTGTTCGTGAAGAGCCGGCGCGTGTCGCCGCGCGTGCGCGCCTTCGTGGACTGGCTCGCCGATCTGTTCGAGGGTCATAGCCTGATGCACAGCCCGATGGACAGCGACCTCTCGCACGTTCATCAACTGCTGCGGGGATTGCAGCCGGCTTGA
- a CDS encoding sarcosine oxidase subunit beta family protein — MSRYSIFSLFRNGLSYHENWERQWRSPEPKREYDVVIVGGGGHGLATAYYLAKEHGVRNVAVLEKGWIGGGNTARNTTIVRSNYLWDESAALYEKAMQLWEGLAQDLNYNVMFSQRGVMNLAHTLQDVRDTQRRVNANRLNGVDAEFLTPAQIKEIEPTINLNARYPVLGASIQRRGGVARHDAVAWGFARGADQAGVDIIQNCQVTGIRREGGAVTGVDTVKGFIKAKKVAVVAAGNTTTLADMAGVRLPLESHPLQALVSEPIKPVVNTVVMSNAVHAYISQSDKGDLVIGAGIDQYTGFGQRGSYQVIEGTLEAIVEMFPVFSRVRMNRQWGGIVDVSPDACPIISKTDVKGLYFNCGWGTGGFKATPGSGWVFAHTIARDEPHPLNAPFALDRFYTGHLIDEHGAAAVAH, encoded by the coding sequence ATGAGCCGCTATTCGATATTCAGCCTGTTCCGCAACGGCCTGTCGTATCACGAGAACTGGGAGCGCCAGTGGCGCAGCCCGGAGCCTAAGCGTGAATACGACGTCGTGATCGTGGGCGGCGGAGGCCACGGCCTCGCCACCGCGTACTACCTCGCGAAAGAGCACGGCGTGCGCAACGTGGCCGTGCTCGAAAAGGGCTGGATAGGCGGCGGCAACACGGCGCGCAACACCACGATCGTGCGTTCGAACTATCTGTGGGACGAGTCCGCGGCGCTCTACGAGAAAGCGATGCAGCTCTGGGAAGGGCTCGCGCAGGACCTCAACTACAACGTGATGTTCAGCCAGCGCGGCGTGATGAACCTCGCGCATACGCTGCAGGACGTGCGCGACACGCAGCGCCGCGTGAACGCGAACCGGCTGAACGGCGTGGACGCCGAATTCCTCACGCCCGCGCAGATCAAGGAGATCGAGCCCACCATCAACCTCAACGCGCGCTATCCGGTGCTGGGCGCCTCCATTCAGCGGCGCGGCGGCGTGGCGCGGCACGACGCGGTGGCCTGGGGCTTCGCGCGCGGCGCGGACCAGGCCGGCGTGGACATCATCCAGAACTGCCAGGTGACGGGCATTCGCCGCGAAGGCGGCGCCGTCACCGGCGTGGATACGGTGAAGGGCTTCATCAAGGCGAAGAAGGTGGCGGTGGTGGCGGCGGGCAATACCACGACGCTCGCGGACATGGCGGGCGTGCGGCTGCCGCTGGAAAGCCATCCGTTGCAGGCGCTTGTCTCCGAGCCCATCAAGCCCGTGGTCAACACGGTGGTGATGTCGAACGCGGTGCACGCGTACATCAGCCAGTCCGACAAGGGCGACCTCGTGATCGGCGCCGGTATTGATCAGTACACGGGCTTCGGCCAGCGCGGCAGCTATCAGGTGATCGAAGGCACGCTGGAGGCCATCGTGGAGATGTTCCCGGTGTTCTCGCGCGTGCGCATGAACCGGCAGTGGGGCGGCATCGTGGACGTGTCGCCGGACGCCTGCCCCATCATCAGCAAGACCGACGTGAAGGGTCTCTACTTCAACTGCGGCTGGGGCACGGGCGGCTTCAAGGCGACGCCGGGCTCGGGCTGGGTGTTCGCCCACACCATCGCGCGCGACGAGCCGCATCCGCTCAACGCGCCGTTCGCACTGGACCGCTTCTACACGGGCCATCTGATCGACGAGCACGGCGCCGCCGCCGTCGCTCACTAA
- a CDS encoding L-serine ammonia-lyase — translation MNVSVFDLFKIGIGPSSSHTVGPMIAACRFASHIEDANLLAFVRRVKVELYGSLGATGKGHGTDKAVLLGLEGHLPESIDPDMIEPRLAQIRGEKTLALLGRQTVRFDEKEHIAFYRRLMAGTGVVHPNGMRFQAFDENGQLLVEKEYYSVGGGFVVNRDGDRVNGVRSGGEVPYPFRTGEDLMSVCRESGLSVAQVAFRNECALRAAPGKDEAEVAREVREGLVAIWRTMAACVERGCKVNGELPGPMKVKRRAAELSAQLRARSEESLRDPLSMLDWVNLYAMAVNEENAAGGRVVTAPTNGAAGVIPAVLHYYVKFVPGSNADGIVDFLLTAAAIGIIYKETASISGAEVGCQGEVGVACSMAAAALAAVMGGTATQVENAAEIGMEHNLGMTCDPVGGLVQIPCIERNAMGAIKALNASRMALKGDGQHYVSLDSVIKTMRETGADMKTKYKETSRGGLAVNVIEC, via the coding sequence ATGAACGTCAGCGTCTTCGATCTGTTCAAGATCGGCATCGGCCCGTCCAGCTCGCATACGGTCGGCCCGATGATCGCCGCGTGCCGCTTCGCCTCGCATATCGAGGACGCGAACCTGCTCGCCTTCGTGCGCCGCGTGAAGGTCGAGCTGTACGGTTCGCTCGGCGCCACGGGCAAGGGGCACGGCACCGACAAGGCCGTGCTGCTCGGCCTCGAAGGGCATCTGCCCGAATCGATCGACCCCGACATGATCGAGCCGCGCCTCGCGCAGATCCGCGGTGAGAAGACGCTCGCGCTGCTCGGCCGGCAGACCGTGCGCTTCGACGAGAAGGAACACATCGCGTTCTACCGGCGCCTGATGGCCGGCACGGGCGTGGTGCACCCGAACGGCATGCGCTTTCAGGCCTTCGACGAGAACGGCCAGTTGCTCGTGGAGAAAGAGTATTACTCGGTGGGCGGCGGCTTCGTGGTGAACCGCGACGGCGACCGCGTGAACGGCGTGCGGTCGGGCGGCGAGGTGCCGTACCCGTTTCGCACCGGCGAAGACCTGATGAGCGTGTGCCGCGAAAGCGGCCTCTCGGTCGCGCAGGTTGCGTTTCGCAACGAATGCGCGCTGCGCGCCGCGCCCGGCAAGGACGAAGCCGAGGTCGCGCGCGAGGTGCGCGAAGGGCTCGTCGCCATCTGGCGCACGATGGCGGCCTGCGTGGAACGCGGCTGCAAGGTGAACGGCGAGTTGCCCGGTCCCATGAAGGTGAAGCGCCGCGCCGCCGAACTCTCGGCGCAGTTGCGCGCGCGCTCCGAAGAGTCGCTGCGCGATCCGCTTTCCATGCTCGACTGGGTCAACCTCTACGCGATGGCCGTCAACGAGGAAAACGCCGCAGGCGGGCGCGTCGTCACGGCGCCCACCAACGGCGCCGCGGGCGTGATTCCCGCGGTGCTCCATTACTACGTGAAGTTCGTGCCGGGCTCGAACGCCGACGGCATCGTCGACTTTCTGCTCACGGCCGCGGCCATCGGCATCATCTACAAGGAAACCGCCTCCATTTCCGGCGCCGAAGTGGGCTGCCAGGGCGAGGTGGGCGTGGCGTGCTCGATGGCCGCCGCGGCGCTCGCCGCCGTGATGGGCGGCACGGCGACCCAGGTGGAGAACGCCGCCGAGATCGGCATGGAGCACAACCTCGGCATGACCTGCGACCCCGTGGGCGGCCTCGTGCAGATTCCGTGCATCGAACGCAACGCGATGGGCGCGATCAAGGCGCTCAACGCCTCGCGCATGGCGCTCAAGGGCGACGGCCAGCATTACGTGTCGCTCGACAGCGTGATCAAGACCATGCGCGAAACCGGCGCCGACATGAAGACGAAATACAAGGAGACGTCGCGCGGCGGTCTGGCCGTGAACGTCATCGAGTGCTAA
- a CDS encoding sarcosine oxidase subunit gamma, which translates to MWNEARSNTTAKDTSGASGGTARGPWQESPLVGAADVLRAQHGNAQKKFRFTERPFLDLVNLRGDADDAAFASAVQSVTGCRLPTKPNTVAQGEGAEVLWLGPDEWLVRSREPQAAVLEKRLAAALQGQFASAVDVGSGYTVIEVAGDKVRDVIARGCPLDLHPRLFAPGQCAQSHYFKASIVLVPTAADTFEVIVRRSFADYFCRIMLDAAAPLLL; encoded by the coding sequence ATGTGGAATGAGGCACGAAGCAACACGACGGCGAAAGATACCAGCGGTGCGAGCGGCGGTACTGCACGCGGGCCGTGGCAGGAGTCGCCGCTCGTGGGCGCCGCCGATGTGCTGCGTGCGCAGCACGGCAACGCGCAGAAAAAATTCCGCTTCACGGAGCGGCCGTTTCTCGATCTCGTGAATCTGCGCGGCGACGCCGACGATGCCGCGTTTGCGAGCGCCGTGCAAAGCGTGACGGGCTGCCGTTTGCCCACGAAGCCGAACACGGTGGCACAAGGCGAGGGCGCCGAAGTGCTGTGGCTCGGTCCCGACGAATGGCTCGTGCGATCGCGCGAGCCGCAGGCCGCGGTGCTGGAAAAGCGGCTGGCCGCGGCGCTTCAGGGCCAGTTCGCGTCGGCCGTGGACGTGGGCAGCGGCTACACCGTGATCGAAGTGGCGGGCGACAAAGTGCGCGACGTGATCGCGCGCGGCTGTCCGCTCGATCTGCATCCGCGCCTCTTCGCGCCGGGGCAGTGCGCGCAGAGCCACTACTTCAAAGCGTCCATCGTGCTCGTGCCCACCGCGGCCGATACGTTCGAGGTGATCGTGCGGCGCAGCTTCGCCGATTACTTCTGCCGCATCATGCTCGACGCCGCGGCGCCGCTGCTGCTGTGA
- a CDS encoding AraC family transcriptional regulator has product MVELLATLAPAEGMTQSPLEGVKFMRANRPHPRQPVMYEPCIVIVCQGRKRGFLAEQSFVYDAQQYLVLSVPLPFECETEASAAEPLLAISIRVDLTLVAELLMALNDTRGAVHSEPRGVYATPLDRPLSDAVLRLLESLVSPFDGRILGPSIVREICYRVLTGEQGDAIRAALTHQHHFGRIAKALRRIHTDYRGDLDVETLAREAGMSLAVFHAQFKQVTSTSPMQYVKTTRLHHARLLMAQDGLNVSAAAARVGYESASQFSREFKRLFGLSPIDEVRRMRDAFGAPPQRVAPPAPQYVTVV; this is encoded by the coding sequence ATGGTCGAACTGCTTGCCACGCTCGCGCCCGCCGAAGGCATGACGCAGTCCCCGCTCGAAGGCGTGAAGTTCATGCGCGCGAATCGCCCGCATCCGCGTCAGCCCGTGATGTACGAGCCGTGCATCGTGATCGTGTGCCAGGGCCGCAAGCGCGGCTTTCTCGCCGAACAGTCGTTCGTGTACGACGCGCAGCAGTACCTCGTGCTTTCCGTGCCGCTGCCCTTCGAATGCGAGACCGAGGCGAGCGCTGCCGAGCCCTTGCTCGCCATTTCGATTCGCGTGGACCTGACGCTCGTGGCCGAACTGCTGATGGCGCTCAACGACACGCGCGGCGCCGTGCACAGCGAGCCGCGCGGCGTCTACGCCACGCCGCTCGACCGGCCGCTCAGCGACGCCGTGCTGCGGCTGCTGGAGTCGCTCGTGTCGCCGTTCGACGGGCGCATTCTCGGGCCGTCCATCGTGCGCGAGATCTGCTACCGCGTACTCACGGGCGAGCAGGGCGACGCGATTCGCGCGGCGCTCACGCATCAGCATCACTTCGGGCGCATCGCGAAGGCGCTGCGGCGCATTCACACGGACTATCGCGGCGACCTCGACGTGGAGACGCTCGCGCGCGAAGCCGGCATGAGCCTTGCGGTGTTTCACGCGCAGTTCAAGCAGGTCACGTCGACTTCGCCGATGCAGTACGTGAAGACCACGCGGCTGCATCACGCGCGTTTGCTGATGGCCCAGGACGGGCTCAACGTGAGCGCTGCCGCGGCGCGCGTGGGCTATGAGAGCGCGTCGCAGTTCAGCCGCGAATTCAAGCGCCTTTTCGGCCTGAGCCCGATCGACGAAGTGCGCCGCATGCGCGACGCGTTCGGGGCGCCGCCGCAGCGTGTGGCGCCGCCGGCGCCGCAGTACGTGACGGTGGTTTGA
- a CDS encoding sarcosine oxidase subunit delta, with protein sequence MLLIECPWCGPRAETEFNCGGEADIARPAEPEKLSDREWGDYVFMRKNPRGVHREQWLHTQGCRRWFIATRDTVTYQFLGFEKFGKPAASASNASAAQGTANTTAETKANTANGGNSQ encoded by the coding sequence ATGCTGCTGATCGAATGCCCGTGGTGCGGACCGCGCGCCGAGACCGAATTCAACTGCGGCGGCGAAGCCGATATCGCGCGCCCCGCCGAACCCGAAAAACTGTCCGACCGCGAATGGGGCGACTACGTGTTCATGCGCAAGAACCCGCGCGGCGTGCACCGCGAGCAGTGGCTGCATACGCAGGGCTGCCGGCGCTGGTTTATCGCCACGCGCGACACCGTGACTTACCAGTTCCTCGGCTTCGAGAAGTTCGGCAAGCCGGCGGCCTCTGCGTCCAACGCGAGCGCCGCACAGGGCACGGCCAACACGACGGCCGAAACGAAGGCCAACACCGCAAACGGGGGCAACAGCCAATGA
- a CDS encoding NAD(P)-dependent alcohol dehydrogenase, producing the protein MPTTYAYAARSADTPLAPFEFQRRALRELDVQIEVMYCGVCHSDLHQARNEWKNSIYPVVPGHEIVGRVTHVGSGVTRFKAGDLVGVGCLVDSCRTCPSCAEGLEQYCENGFVGTYNGVDRVSGDITYGGYSTNLVVDEAFVLRVPENLDPAATAPLLCAGITTYSPLRQWGAGPGKKVGIVGLGGLGHMGVKLARAMGAHVVLFTTSASKVEDAKRLGAHEVVISKSPEEMQAHANSFDLIVNTVAAQHDLNPFIALLKRDGTMTLVGAPEHDHPSPQVFGLIMKRRRLAGSLIGGIAETQEMLDFCGQHGITSDIELIPMQKINDAYERMLKSDVKYRFVVDIDSLRQ; encoded by the coding sequence ATGCCAACCACCTACGCATACGCAGCACGCAGCGCCGACACGCCTCTCGCACCGTTCGAATTCCAGCGCCGCGCGCTGCGCGAACTCGACGTGCAGATCGAAGTGATGTACTGCGGCGTGTGCCATTCGGACCTGCACCAGGCGCGCAACGAATGGAAGAACTCGATCTACCCGGTGGTGCCGGGCCACGAAATCGTGGGCCGCGTCACCCACGTTGGGTCCGGCGTCACGCGTTTCAAGGCCGGCGACCTCGTGGGCGTGGGCTGTCTCGTCGATTCGTGCCGCACCTGTCCGAGCTGCGCGGAAGGGCTCGAACAGTATTGCGAGAACGGCTTCGTGGGCACCTATAACGGCGTGGACCGCGTGAGCGGCGACATCACATACGGCGGCTACTCGACGAACCTCGTGGTGGACGAAGCCTTCGTGCTGCGCGTGCCCGAGAACCTCGACCCCGCTGCCACGGCGCCGCTGCTGTGCGCAGGCATCACCACCTATTCGCCGCTGCGCCAGTGGGGTGCGGGGCCCGGCAAGAAGGTGGGCATCGTGGGGCTGGGGGGGCTGGGCCATATGGGCGTGAAGCTCGCGCGTGCGATGGGCGCGCACGTCGTGCTGTTCACCACGTCGGCCTCGAAGGTGGAAGACGCGAAGCGCCTCGGCGCACATGAAGTGGTGATCTCGAAGAGCCCTGAAGAAATGCAGGCTCACGCGAACAGCTTCGACCTCATCGTCAACACCGTGGCCGCGCAGCACGACCTCAATCCGTTCATCGCGCTGCTCAAGCGCGACGGCACGATGACGCTGGTGGGCGCGCCCGAGCACGATCACCCGTCGCCGCAAGTCTTCGGGCTCATCATGAAACGCCGCCGTCTGGCGGGTTCGCTGATCGGCGGCATCGCCGAAACGCAGGAAATGCTCGATTTCTGCGGCCAGCACGGCATCACGTCGGATATCGAACTGATTCCGATGCAGAAAATCAACGACGCCTATGAGCGGATGTTGAAGAGCGACGTGAAGTACCGCTTCGTGGTCGACATCGACTCGCTGCGGCAGTAA
- a CDS encoding VOC family protein yields the protein MLSHVFIGITDFGRAFAFYTALMDELGHVLKFREDDVPWAGWMATDAPRPLLLIGKPWNGLAASPGNGQMTAFLAATRATVDRAHAAALAHGGTCEGPPGLRPQYHAHYYGTYFRDPDGNKLCVCCHEDGRP from the coding sequence ATGCTTTCACACGTGTTCATCGGCATCACGGACTTCGGACGCGCGTTCGCGTTCTACACCGCGCTCATGGACGAGCTGGGCCACGTGCTCAAGTTCAGGGAAGACGACGTGCCGTGGGCGGGATGGATGGCAACGGATGCGCCGCGCCCGCTGCTACTGATCGGCAAACCGTGGAATGGACTGGCCGCGAGCCCCGGCAACGGGCAGATGACGGCGTTTCTCGCGGCCACGCGTGCGACGGTGGACCGCGCACATGCCGCGGCGCTTGCGCACGGCGGCACCTGCGAAGGGCCGCCCGGCCTCAGGCCGCAGTATCACGCGCATTACTACGGCACCTATTTTCGCGACCCGGACGGCAACAAGCTCTGCGTGTGCTGTCACGAAGACGGGCGGCCTTGA
- a CDS encoding sarcosine oxidase subunit alpha family protein, whose translation MSQKDRLGTGGRINRAIPLTFTFNGRTYQGYQGDTLASALLANGVHFVARSFKYHRPRGIVTAGVEEPNAVVQLERGAYTVPNARATEVELYQGLVATSVNAEPSLEHDRLAVNQKFSRFLPAGFYYKTFMWPRKWWPKYEEKIREAAGLGRAPDTRDADRYDKCFAHCDVLVVGGGPTGLAAAYAAAKAGARVILVDDQRELGGSLLAGRVEIDGRPAMQWVEKVEAELAQMPDVKILTRSTAFGYQDHNLVTVAQRLTDHLPVSMRKGTRELLWKIRAKRVILATGAHERPIVFGNNDLPGVMMASAVSSYIHRYGVLPGREAVVFTNNDDGYQCALDLKACGAKVTVVDSRAQGNGALPAAARRQGVKVLNQAVVTAAHGKFKVSSVQVVSYVNGHVSGQPTDMPCDLVAMSGGFSPVLHLFAQSGGKAHWSDEKACFVPGKAVQPECSVGAAAGEFRLASALRLAVDAGVEAAKAAGFEAQRPQAPVATDVASQPLEPLWLVGSREQASRGPKQFVDFQNDVTAADILLAAREGFESVEHVKRYTSMGFGTDQGKLGNINGMAILAGALGKSIPETGTTTFRPNYTPVTFGLVAGRELGDLLDPIRKTCIHEWHVEHGAAFEDVGNWKRPWYYPKPGEDLHAAVARESLAVRQSVGILDASTLGKIDIQGPDAAKLLNWVYTNPWSKLEVGKCRYGLMLDENGMVFDDGVTVRLADQHYVMTTTTGGAARVLTWLERWLQTEWPDMKVRLASVTDHWATFAVVGPKSRQVLQKVCSDIDFANAAFPFMTYREGTVAGVAARVMRISFSGELAYEVNVPANLGRSVWEALMAAGAEFDITPYGTETMHVLRAEKGYIIVGQDTDGSVTPYDLGMGGLVAKSKDFLGKRSLTRSDTAKEGRKQFVGLLADDAQFVIPEGSQITAGPVQGDTAPMLGHVTSSYYSPILTRSIALAVVKGGLSRMGEKVNIALADGRQIGAKIASPVFYDTEGARQNVE comes from the coding sequence ATGAGCCAGAAAGATCGCCTCGGCACGGGCGGGCGCATCAATCGCGCCATTCCGCTCACCTTCACCTTCAACGGCCGCACGTATCAGGGCTATCAGGGCGACACGCTCGCTTCGGCGTTGCTGGCCAACGGCGTGCATTTCGTCGCGCGCAGCTTCAAGTACCACCGGCCGCGCGGCATCGTCACGGCGGGCGTCGAGGAACCGAATGCCGTCGTGCAACTGGAGCGCGGCGCCTACACCGTGCCCAATGCGCGCGCCACGGAAGTGGAGTTGTACCAGGGGCTGGTCGCCACGAGCGTGAACGCGGAGCCGAGCCTCGAGCACGACCGCCTCGCCGTGAACCAGAAGTTCTCGCGCTTTCTGCCCGCGGGCTTCTACTACAAGACCTTCATGTGGCCGCGCAAATGGTGGCCGAAGTACGAGGAGAAGATTCGCGAGGCCGCGGGTCTGGGCAGGGCGCCCGACACGCGCGACGCCGACCGCTACGACAAGTGCTTCGCGCACTGCGACGTGCTCGTGGTGGGCGGCGGCCCCACGGGTCTTGCAGCAGCCTACGCGGCCGCGAAGGCCGGCGCGCGCGTGATCCTCGTGGACGACCAGCGCGAACTGGGCGGCAGCCTGCTGGCGGGCCGCGTGGAAATCGACGGACGGCCCGCCATGCAGTGGGTCGAGAAAGTGGAAGCCGAACTCGCGCAGATGCCCGACGTGAAAATCCTCACGCGCAGCACCGCGTTCGGCTATCAGGACCACAACCTCGTGACGGTGGCGCAGCGCCTGACCGACCATCTGCCCGTGTCGATGCGCAAGGGCACGCGCGAGCTGCTCTGGAAGATCCGCGCGAAGCGCGTGATTCTCGCCACGGGCGCGCATGAGCGGCCCATCGTGTTCGGCAACAACGATCTGCCGGGCGTGATGATGGCGTCGGCGGTGTCGAGCTACATCCATCGTTATGGCGTGCTGCCGGGCCGCGAGGCCGTGGTGTTCACGAACAACGACGACGGCTACCAGTGCGCGCTCGACCTCAAGGCGTGCGGCGCGAAGGTGACGGTGGTGGATTCGCGCGCGCAAGGCAACGGCGCGTTGCCGGCGGCGGCGCGCCGTCAGGGCGTGAAGGTGCTGAACCAGGCGGTGGTCACGGCGGCGCATGGCAAGTTCAAGGTGAGTTCGGTGCAGGTGGTGTCGTACGTCAATGGTCACGTGAGCGGCCAGCCGACCGACATGCCGTGCGACCTCGTGGCGATGTCGGGCGGCTTCAGCCCCGTGCTGCACCTCTTCGCGCAGTCGGGCGGCAAGGCGCACTGGAGCGACGAGAAGGCGTGCTTCGTGCCGGGCAAGGCCGTGCAGCCGGAATGCAGCGTGGGCGCCGCAGCGGGCGAGTTTCGTCTTGCGAGCGCGCTGCGTCTTGCCGTGGATGCCGGCGTAGAAGCCGCGAAGGCCGCAGGCTTCGAGGCTCAGCGTCCGCAGGCGCCCGTTGCCACCGACGTGGCAAGCCAGCCGCTCGAACCGCTCTGGCTCGTGGGTAGCCGCGAGCAGGCCTCGCGCGGTCCCAAGCAGTTCGTCGATTTCCAGAACGACGTCACGGCGGCCGACATCCTGCTCGCCGCGCGCGAAGGCTTCGAGTCCGTGGAGCACGTGAAGCGCTACACGTCGATGGGCTTCGGCACGGACCAGGGCAAGCTCGGCAACATCAACGGCATGGCGATCCTGGCCGGCGCGCTCGGCAAGTCGATTCCCGAAACGGGCACCACCACGTTCCGGCCCAACTACACGCCGGTCACGTTCGGTCTCGTGGCGGGCCGCGAGCTGGGCGATCTGCTGGACCCCATCCGCAAGACCTGCATCCACGAGTGGCACGTGGAGCACGGCGCCGCCTTCGAGGACGTGGGCAACTGGAAGCGCCCGTGGTACTACCCGAAGCCCGGCGAAGACCTGCATGCGGCCGTGGCGCGCGAGAGCCTTGCGGTGCGCCAGAGCGTGGGCATTCTGGATGCCTCGACGCTCGGCAAGATCGACATTCAGGGGCCCGATGCCGCGAAGCTGCTCAACTGGGTCTACACGAACCCGTGGAGCAAGCTCGAAGTGGGCAAGTGCCGCTATGGCCTGATGCTCGACGAGAACGGCATGGTGTTCGACGACGGCGTGACCGTGCGGCTTGCCGACCAGCACTACGTCATGACCACCACGACAGGCGGCGCGGCGCGCGTGCTCACGTGGCTCGAACGCTGGCTGCAGACCGAGTGGCCCGACATGAAGGTGCGGCTCGCTTCCGTCACGGACCATTGGGCGACCTTCGCCGTGGTGGGGCCGAAGAGCCGCCAGGTCTTGCAGAAGGTATGCAGCGACATCGACTTCGCGAACGCGGCGTTCCCGTTCATGACGTATCGCGAAGGCACGGTGGCGGGCGTGGCGGCGCGCGTCATGCGCATCAGCTTCTCGGGCGAACTGGCGTACGAGGTCAACGTGCCCGCGAACCTGGGCCGCTCGGTGTGGGAAGCGCTGATGGCCGCGGGCGCCGAGTTCGACATCACGCCGTACGGCACGGAAACCATGCACGTGCTGCGCGCGGAGAAGGGCTACATCATCGTGGGCCAGGACACGGACGGCTCCGTCACGCCGTACGACCTGGGCATGGGCGGGCTCGTCGCCAAGTCGAAGGACTTCCTCGGCAAGCGTTCGCTCACGCGTTCGGACACGGCGAAGGAAGGCCGCAAGCAGTTCGTCGGCCTGCTTGCCGACGACGCGCAGTTCGTGATTCCCGAAGGCAGCCAGATCACGGCGGGGCCGGTGCAGGGCGATACGGCGCCCATGCTGGGCCACGTCACGTCGAGCTACTACAGCCCGATCCTGACGCGCTCCATTGCGCTGGCAGTGGTGAAGGGCGGCCTGTCGCGCATGGGCGAGAAGGTCAACATTGCGCTGGCGGACGGCCGGCAGATCGGGGCAAAGATTGCGAGCCCGGTTTTCTACGACACCGAAGGAGCTCGTCAAAATGTGGAATGA